From Populus trichocarpa isolate Nisqually-1 chromosome 19, P.trichocarpa_v4.1, whole genome shotgun sequence, a single genomic window includes:
- the LOC18108209 gene encoding uncharacterized protein LOC18108209, with protein sequence MEEIRRAAGAYYENLPDEEKRNARFSFNEMDKNKDGKINLDEYVEYLKKDNNTVLPSLFTALDKDGNGTLDFDEAIVLYYIMQSGRAIICQSCKTFLAGAYFTCSQCFFNDDDSVSTFDVCCDCYGGKKFRHNDGHIFCDNYTLLCRSRSATQAAPIQKRTKVLNILKKGLQVAGITSSDLEGISTDIGDGIGDGEGSSKSNCSIM encoded by the exons ATGGAGGAGATTCGCCGGGCTGCTGGAGCTTATTATGAGAATCTGCCCGatgaggagaagagaaatgccAGATTTTCTTTCAATGAAATGGACAAAAACAAAGACGGGAAAATTAACCTAGATGAATACGTGGAGTATCTCAAGAAAGATAACAACACGGTTCTTCCAAGCTTGTTTACAGCGCTGGACAAGGATGGCAATGGAACCTTGGATTTTGATGAAGCAATCGTCTTGTACTACATCATGCAGAGTGGAAGGGCTATAATTTGCCAGTCTTGTAAGACGTTCTTGGCAGGAGCATACTTCACTTGCTCTCAGTGTTTCTTCAATGATGATGATTCAGTTAGCACCTTTGATGTTTGTTGTGATTGTTATGGTGGTAAAAAGTTCAGACACAACGATGGGCACATCTTCTGCGATAACTATACTTTACTTTGTCGAAGCAGGAGCGCGACACAAGCGGCCCCCattcag AAGCGAACCAAGGTGCTTAACATCCTTAAAAAGGGACTGCAAGTTGCAGGCATAACTAGTAGTGATCTTGAAGGCATAAGTactgatattggtgatggtatTGGTGATGGTGAAGGTTCGTCAAAATCTAACTGTAGCATTATGTGA